The sequence below is a genomic window from Gammaproteobacteria bacterium.
CGGCTCAGGACTACGCCCAGGAGACCTGGGTGCGCGTCATCCGGGCGCTGCCGACGTTCCGCGGCGAATCGAAGTTCTCGACCTGGCTGCACCGCATCGCCGTCAACGCGGCGCTGCAATCGAGGCGCCGGGAGAGCACCCGGCAGGATCGGGAGGTGCCGATCCCGGATACCGTTCCGGTGCGTTACTCGCCGGGAGATCCTCTCCTGGCGCAGCGGCTGGAACGAGCAATGGACCGGCTCCCGGAGGGGATGCGGCGCGTGCTGATCCTTCACGACGTGGAGGGCTACACGCATCAGGACATCGGTGAGATGTTGGGCGTGACGGCGGGAACATCCAAGTCGCAGCTCTTCAAGGCGCGGGCGAAAATGAGACAATGGCTGGGTTCGGTTCACGAACCCCGACACGAACAGGAGCGGGAAGCATGGAGCATCTGAGTCTGGAAGCTCTGGCTCGCCTGGTTGACGAGACACCCTTCAGGAGCGAGAGGCGGCACCTGGCGCGCTGCCCGGACTGCTCCCGGGAGCTGGAGCGGCTGCGTGAGCAGACGGAGACGCTGGGGTCGCTGCCGGACCTGCGGCCGGCGCCCGGAGACTGGCCGGCGCTGGAGGCACGGCTGGAACGCGAGGGACTCCTGCGCGGAAGCAATCCGGCTGATGCGGTCATCCGCCTGATCGACCGCAGGCGCGGCTGGATGCAGGCCGCCGCCGCGCTGGTGCTCTTCCTTGCGGGAGGTCTCTCCGGAGCGGTGCTGGCACCGGCGGAATGGGGTCTGCAGGCAGGTGGCGGACAAGTTGCAGCGGGCGAGATGACGGCGGGCGGGGTGTCCCCGGCCGAACTCTCCATCGAGGAGGCCGCAACTGCCGAGGAAGCGGCCCAGGTCCTGCATCTCGCGGAACAGAACTACCGGGACGCGATGCTGCGGTATCGGGCGCTGACCCGCGGTCCCGAGGCCGAGACACCCATGGATCCCCGTCGTCTTGCGGTCATCGACGCGATGGTAGCCATGGGACAGGCGGCCGTTCAGGAAGCTCCCGACGATCCGTTCCTGAACGGGTTCCTGGTCAGCGCGGTAGCGGAGCGCGAAGCGGCGTTGAACGCGCTCTTCGCCTCCGCCGATCGGTACTAGCATGCTCCGTTTCGGCGCTTCCGGAGCCTTGCTCCTGCTGCTTTCGCTGTTAGCCGCGGGCGCGGAGGCTCAGACGCGGGTCCAGGCGGCTGAGGGTGGCTGGATCGGCATCCAGGTCGAAGGCCGCGCGCGGCCCGACGGTTCCACCCGCGTGATGATCGTGCGGGTGGACCGCGGAAGTCCCGCCGACCGGGCGGGGGTGCGTCCGTTCGATCTCCTGGTCCGTCTGGATGGGGCCGATGTCTCGCCGGAAGCCCTGGTCGAGCTGGGCGAGCGGCTTCGCCCCGGGCTTCCCGTCGAGCTCACCCTGCTGCGCGCAAACCGGGAGCGGACCCTGCGCGTGGTCGCCGGAACGCGGCCCGATCCCATGGATCCGGCCACGATGGAGGAGTTCACCGCGCGCGTCGACTCGGCGCGCCTGCAGATCCTGCGCATGGTGGACTCGCTCATGGCCGATACGACCTGGGCGAGAATTCGGACTGACATGGAGGCCGTCCGCCGGGCCATGGTCGAGCAGG
It includes:
- a CDS encoding RNA polymerase sigma factor; translated protein: MNESRLIRRASEGDARAVRSLYDRYSPRVYAVVRRIAGDDHTAQDYAQETWVRVIRALPTFRGESKFSTWLHRIAVNAALQSRRRESTRQDREVPIPDTVPVRYSPGDPLLAQRLERAMDRLPEGMRRVLILHDVEGYTHQDIGEMLGVTAGTSKSQLFKARAKMRQWLGSVHEPRHEQEREAWSI